One Kitasatospora sp. MAP12-44 DNA segment encodes these proteins:
- a CDS encoding cytochrome P450 — protein MDAAVVERWRSGGGELVDLLAQACAELGPVAGFRLGAQPTVLVTGPQAVQHVLAQHPDTYVKRSHRARVLIGDGVLAATGEAWKRQRRLLQSQFTGTGMRRYEQRITAAATTAAERWAGYARTGETFDLGEEMRRFALDTIWRSLTGHPLDAATEHELAAVGTVVAALPTLPADAADAQEAVAADLARIDAVARCAIAAARGGAAGPDGPGLLHVLLDAATERPEYTDRLIRDELVTLLLAGHETTATTLTWLYLLLDRHPEARTAALAAGGAGSAERREAVQALVSETLRLYPSAWLLPRHAAADDILAGYAVEAGADVLVCPYLTHRDPQLWPDPERFDPRRFTTPGARPSQQGAYLPFGIGPRACLGLQFALRESTVLLEHLLPAHTPVFRSTPTGAAYSITVRPDGPTPATLTPAALTPAALTP, from the coding sequence TTGGACGCCGCCGTGGTGGAGCGGTGGCGCTCCGGGGGAGGGGAGTTGGTCGACCTGCTGGCCCAGGCGTGTGCCGAACTCGGCCCCGTCGCCGGGTTCCGACTCGGCGCGCAGCCCACCGTCCTGGTCACCGGGCCGCAGGCGGTCCAGCACGTGCTCGCCCAGCACCCGGACACGTACGTCAAGCGCTCCCACCGTGCCCGCGTGCTGATCGGCGACGGCGTGCTCGCCGCCACCGGCGAGGCCTGGAAGCGTCAACGGCGCCTGCTGCAGTCCCAGTTCACCGGCACCGGGATGCGCCGCTACGAGCAACGGATCACCGCCGCCGCCACGACTGCCGCCGAGCGCTGGGCCGGGTACGCCCGTACCGGGGAGACCTTCGACCTGGGCGAGGAGATGCGCCGCTTCGCCCTGGACACCATCTGGCGCTCCCTCACCGGGCACCCCCTCGACGCCGCCACCGAGCACGAACTGGCCGCCGTGGGAACCGTGGTGGCCGCCCTGCCGACGCTGCCCGCCGACGCGGCGGACGCCCAGGAGGCGGTCGCCGCCGACCTGGCCAGGATCGACGCCGTCGCCCGCTGCGCCATCGCGGCCGCCCGTGGCGGAGCAGCCGGTCCCGACGGCCCGGGCCTGCTGCACGTCCTGCTGGACGCCGCCACCGAGCGCCCCGAGTACACCGACCGGCTGATCCGCGACGAACTGGTCACCCTGCTGCTCGCCGGCCACGAGACCACCGCCACCACGCTGACCTGGCTCTATCTGCTCCTCGACCGCCACCCCGAGGCCCGAACGGCAGCCCTGGCCGCCGGTGGCGCGGGCTCAGCGGAACGGCGCGAGGCCGTCCAGGCACTGGTCAGCGAGACGCTCCGGCTCTACCCGTCCGCCTGGCTGCTGCCCCGCCACGCCGCCGCGGACGACATCTTGGCCGGCTACGCCGTCGAAGCGGGCGCCGATGTCCTGGTCTGCCCCTATCTCACCCACCGCGACCCGCAGTTGTGGCCGGACCCCGAGCGCTTCGACCCCCGGCGCTTCACCACACCGGGCGCGCGTCCCTCCCAGCAGGGCGCCTACCTGCCCTTCGGTATCGGCCCGCGCGCCTGCCTGGGGCTCCAGTTCGCGCTGCGCGAGTCCACCGTGCTGCTCGAACACCTGCTGCCCGCCCACACCCCGGTCTTCCGCTCCACCCCCACCGGGGCCGCCTACAGCATCACCGTCCGCCCCGACGGCCCGACCCCTGCCACTCTGACCCCCGCCGCTCTGACTCCCGCCGCTCTCACTCCGTGA
- a CDS encoding caspase family protein — MTRYLIAAGTGRYLEEPELPLVHEDVDRAVKLFESMDYQRVLARVSRDPDSADFENALSDWCRSPLLGADDVVVLYYAGHGNRSPAGQYRLACADSTHGRPRSWLSLPNLAEVLATSPVRSVLFVVDACHAAAAGSEIGTVTDTIVASRARADVFGAGTWLLASARHRDLAADGAFVTELAAACRQGDGPSQRYLAPGTVAERVNRSFVAAGLRQRAACSSVDQSEPPPFFLNPSFDPRAEVAPDGRAGADASDLSSHFEPRGRGVEQLHDPGSYFTGRERALRSARAHLAGEGTEGILVVTADPGSGKSAVLGRLVLEGHADASVNARHQTLEALVGRLAAAADVRADTAAALFAALVDRQQPFRVIVDSLDEAGAGGDKAEARRIAWELLRPLAGAACVRLVVGSRRELLPHTGDGVPVIDLDDRAYADDTDTTEYVLKIISDAGTPYEHRPETARQVAAEVARRAGRCFLVARMTASALLRGPAVDTAVPGWAELLPSDVGGAFEAYFRRLPAERLASTTALLTALAFGEGNGLPRKIWVRAATRLSGITLAEAHIDVLLAEDGSYLAHASVDGTKYFRLYHQELTDHIKNRVLRHRDLADVQECFVDTLLDLVPNLGPNPAPDRVPDRDWSRVHPYVRAHLATHAAASGDLDDLIEDASFVVAAEPSTLLPAVRHALRHPPLSMAVERYTYLLLDVEPAVVDRAALLAFVARTYGEHRLAGQAERISTSLQRVRVEPRAITPHRVVGRHEGDSYAVSSVGMGWLIRDTRLADGSRAVLAAPPGGSQVHVWLIDSPSQSTVLPHPAPVAGLELLVDWAGRAQAVTLDAEGGLRIWDVTDQTLSSAVLGTGYTCLFDAGRLSDTTPVLVCGDEQRVAALSLPGGDLLAEARCAAARNHRWFPSPGATACLGHDGDGRAQLLVCDDVLGRVTLHPLEGAGEAAVVQDGLARPTLADRIHGPGGTVAAIYEPRCRVTLLDTASMTITVVPLSGLWWGMGFAHGSAADPVLVARDSDDLLIARLDAQPVRIAMQGKAVSSAHLMVPVSHGGQVHAVLSGLGSPLEVVDCTTGDAVGSPLVGHEGAVSAVHVLTASAGGGLDILTVGNDGTARLWRRGIHEEPFIGGRHSDRRHLERIPEINQLIPWSREPGAVVSVSPGRVRRIEADLSVQNMELGGFGEAGDHVDDHDGTLNLLRWQYPDDAEPPRPKPVPHYVWCRLRPGARTEAARLAWLQGNEGRMNGHFLPPSHFNPHTRLVGFDGVGGRVRLLDTPEDTADWMHLSLPWAVDPGKAFFTSTAFTACSGETLLMAGAGENREVKGGVRTLRVALLPEPGADSAVVGGVWNLFGGAARRVDVIELAHDLQCLVPDHGQAGSRWVAQRGQNGATSVIELSTNRQYGVVPGRSVTTWGARVDHSYAEPARFLRWAEPRGDAPVLLCLAPDSHRPARPTPVVVWNPAAPDSPRRLPVLATRILWTGFAPSGVTLVAVSDEHGVALCELPGCEKVWSTPLPALVTSLTAVPGSPHLDLAVGTQQGVVLLRPQLSAAWRRRLGVG, encoded by the coding sequence GTGACGCGCTATCTCATCGCCGCGGGCACCGGCCGCTACCTTGAGGAGCCGGAGCTGCCGCTGGTGCACGAGGACGTCGACCGAGCGGTCAAGCTCTTCGAGTCGATGGACTACCAGCGGGTGCTGGCCCGCGTCTCCCGCGATCCCGACTCGGCCGACTTCGAGAACGCCCTGTCGGACTGGTGCCGAAGTCCCCTGCTGGGCGCGGACGATGTGGTCGTGCTGTACTACGCCGGGCATGGCAACCGATCGCCGGCAGGCCAGTACCGGCTCGCCTGCGCGGACAGCACGCACGGTCGGCCCCGCTCCTGGCTGTCCCTGCCCAACCTCGCCGAGGTCCTGGCCACTTCGCCCGTACGCAGTGTGCTGTTCGTGGTCGACGCCTGCCATGCGGCGGCCGCCGGCAGCGAGATCGGCACGGTGACCGACACCATCGTGGCGAGCCGGGCGCGCGCAGACGTGTTCGGCGCCGGCACCTGGCTGCTGGCCTCCGCCCGCCATCGCGACCTGGCGGCGGACGGGGCCTTCGTCACGGAGCTTGCGGCGGCCTGCCGACAGGGTGACGGCCCCTCGCAGCGCTACCTCGCGCCCGGCACGGTCGCCGAACGCGTCAACCGGTCATTCGTGGCCGCCGGGCTCCGCCAGCGGGCCGCCTGTTCAAGCGTCGACCAGTCCGAGCCCCCGCCGTTCTTCCTGAACCCGTCGTTCGATCCGCGTGCCGAGGTCGCGCCGGACGGACGCGCCGGCGCGGACGCCTCGGACCTGTCCTCGCACTTCGAACCACGAGGGCGCGGCGTCGAGCAACTCCACGATCCTGGTTCGTACTTCACCGGCCGCGAGCGCGCCCTGCGCTCGGCGCGCGCCCATCTCGCGGGGGAGGGCACCGAGGGCATCCTCGTGGTGACCGCCGATCCGGGTTCGGGGAAGTCGGCGGTGCTGGGGCGGCTGGTGCTGGAGGGCCACGCGGACGCCTCCGTCAACGCCCGCCATCAGACCCTGGAGGCGCTGGTCGGGCGGCTCGCAGCCGCGGCGGATGTGCGGGCCGACACCGCGGCGGCGCTCTTCGCGGCGCTGGTCGACCGTCAGCAGCCGTTTCGCGTCATCGTCGACTCGCTCGACGAGGCGGGCGCCGGCGGCGACAAGGCGGAGGCCCGCCGCATCGCCTGGGAGCTGCTGCGTCCACTCGCGGGGGCCGCCTGCGTCCGCCTCGTGGTTGGCTCGCGCCGGGAGCTGCTGCCGCACACCGGGGACGGCGTTCCGGTCATCGACCTCGACGACCGCGCGTACGCCGACGACACCGACACCACCGAGTACGTGCTGAAGATCATCTCTGACGCGGGCACCCCGTACGAGCACCGCCCCGAGACCGCCCGCCAGGTCGCCGCCGAGGTCGCCCGCCGGGCCGGCCGCTGCTTCCTGGTCGCCCGGATGACCGCGAGCGCACTGCTGCGCGGCCCCGCCGTCGACACCGCCGTGCCCGGCTGGGCCGAACTGCTCCCCTCCGATGTCGGCGGAGCCTTCGAGGCCTACTTCCGGCGGCTGCCGGCCGAGCGCCTGGCCTCCACCACGGCGCTGCTCACCGCCCTCGCCTTCGGGGAGGGCAACGGCCTGCCGCGCAAGATCTGGGTTCGGGCGGCGACGCGGCTGTCCGGTATCACCCTCGCGGAGGCGCACATCGATGTGCTGCTGGCGGAGGACGGTTCCTATCTGGCCCATGCCTCGGTGGACGGGACCAAGTACTTCCGGCTGTACCACCAGGAGTTGACGGACCACATCAAGAATCGCGTACTCAGGCACCGGGATCTCGCGGACGTCCAGGAGTGCTTCGTCGACACCCTGTTGGATCTCGTGCCGAATCTCGGGCCGAACCCTGCGCCCGACCGTGTGCCGGACCGCGACTGGTCGCGCGTCCACCCCTACGTGCGGGCCCACCTGGCGACCCATGCGGCGGCGTCCGGGGATCTGGACGACCTGATCGAGGACGCCTCGTTCGTGGTCGCCGCCGAGCCCTCGACGCTGCTCCCGGCCGTGCGGCACGCGCTGCGCCACCCGCCGCTGTCGATGGCCGTCGAGCGCTACACCTACCTCCTGCTGGACGTGGAGCCCGCCGTCGTCGACCGGGCCGCGCTGTTGGCCTTTGTGGCGCGGACGTACGGGGAGCACCGGCTCGCCGGGCAGGCAGAGCGGATCTCGACGTCCCTGCAGCGGGTGCGCGTGGAGCCGCGCGCGATCACCCCGCACCGGGTCGTCGGGCGCCACGAGGGGGACTCGTACGCGGTCAGCTCGGTGGGCATGGGCTGGCTGATCCGGGACACGCGGCTCGCTGACGGCAGTCGGGCGGTGCTGGCGGCTCCGCCCGGGGGATCCCAGGTGCATGTCTGGCTGATCGACAGTCCGTCGCAGTCGACCGTCCTGCCGCACCCGGCGCCTGTGGCGGGACTCGAACTACTGGTCGACTGGGCGGGGCGCGCGCAGGCCGTCACCCTCGACGCCGAGGGTGGGCTGCGGATCTGGGACGTGACGGACCAGACGCTCTCCAGCGCCGTCCTCGGCACCGGCTACACCTGTCTCTTCGACGCCGGACGGCTGTCCGACACCACTCCCGTGCTGGTGTGCGGCGACGAGCAGCGGGTGGCCGCCCTGTCGCTGCCCGGCGGAGACCTGCTGGCCGAGGCGCGCTGCGCCGCGGCCCGGAACCATCGCTGGTTCCCCAGCCCTGGGGCGACCGCCTGTCTGGGCCACGACGGGGATGGGCGCGCCCAACTGCTCGTCTGTGACGATGTGCTGGGACGTGTCACGCTGCACCCGCTCGAAGGGGCGGGCGAGGCGGCCGTGGTGCAGGACGGCTTGGCCAGACCTACCTTGGCTGACCGTATCCACGGCCCGGGGGGAACCGTTGCCGCGATCTATGAGCCGCGATGCAGGGTGACCCTGCTCGATACGGCTTCGATGACGATCACCGTCGTACCGCTCAGCGGCCTCTGGTGGGGGATGGGATTCGCCCATGGCAGCGCCGCGGATCCCGTGCTCGTGGCACGGGATAGCGACGATCTGCTGATCGCCCGCCTCGACGCCCAGCCCGTGCGGATCGCGATGCAGGGCAAGGCGGTCAGCTCCGCGCACCTGATGGTGCCGGTCTCTCATGGTGGGCAGGTCCATGCCGTGCTGTCCGGCCTGGGGAGCCCACTGGAAGTGGTGGACTGCACCACCGGGGATGCCGTCGGCTCACCGCTCGTCGGGCATGAAGGCGCCGTCAGTGCCGTGCATGTACTCACCGCATCGGCAGGCGGCGGGCTCGACATCCTGACGGTCGGCAACGACGGGACCGCGCGGCTCTGGCGGCGGGGCATCCATGAGGAGCCCTTCATCGGCGGCCGGCACTCCGACCGCCGTCACCTGGAGCGCATCCCCGAGATCAACCAGTTGATCCCGTGGAGTCGGGAGCCAGGCGCGGTCGTCTCCGTGTCACCTGGGCGCGTCCGACGGATCGAAGCCGATCTCTCCGTTCAGAACATGGAGCTCGGGGGGTTCGGCGAGGCCGGCGACCACGTCGACGATCACGACGGCACTCTCAACCTCCTCCGCTGGCAGTACCCGGACGACGCCGAACCGCCGCGTCCAAAGCCAGTGCCCCACTACGTCTGGTGCCGCCTGCGACCAGGCGCCCGCACCGAAGCCGCCCGCCTCGCCTGGCTGCAGGGCAACGAGGGCCGTATGAACGGGCACTTCCTGCCACCGTCCCACTTCAACCCCCACACCCGCCTCGTCGGGTTCGACGGGGTGGGCGGCCGGGTCAGGCTGCTGGACACTCCCGAGGACACCGCGGACTGGATGCACCTCTCGCTGCCCTGGGCCGTCGACCCCGGCAAGGCCTTCTTCACCTCGACGGCGTTCACCGCCTGCTCCGGGGAGACGCTGCTGATGGCGGGTGCCGGAGAGAATCGCGAGGTGAAGGGCGGCGTGCGTACCCTCCGAGTCGCGCTCCTGCCCGAACCCGGTGCCGACTCCGCAGTGGTCGGCGGGGTGTGGAATCTCTTCGGGGGAGCCGCGCGCCGCGTCGATGTGATCGAACTCGCCCACGACCTCCAGTGCCTGGTGCCGGACCACGGCCAGGCCGGATCCCGTTGGGTCGCGCAGCGCGGACAGAACGGCGCGACCTCGGTGATCGAGCTGTCGACGAACCGCCAGTACGGGGTTGTTCCAGGACGCTCTGTCACGACCTGGGGAGCACGGGTCGACCACTCCTACGCCGAGCCGGCGCGATTTCTCCGGTGGGCCGAGCCGCGCGGCGATGCGCCCGTGCTGCTCTGCCTGGCGCCCGACTCGCATCGCCCCGCACGGCCTACTCCCGTCGTTGTCTGGAACCCCGCGGCCCCCGACAGCCCGCGACGGCTACCCGTGTTGGCGACCCGGATCCTGTGGACGGGCTTCGCCCCCAGCGGTGTGACGCTCGTGGCGGTGAGCGACGAGCACGGCGTGGCCCTGTGCGAGCTGCCCGGCTGCGAGAAGGTGTGGTCCACCCCGTTGCCGGCTCTGGTCACCTCGCTCACAGCCGTTCCCGGGAGCCCGCACCTCGACCTCGCCGTCGGTACCCAGCAGGGCGTGGTGCTGCTGCGCCCGCAGTTGTCCGCAGCCTGGCGCCGGCGGCTCGGGGTCGGCTGA
- a CDS encoding putative Ig domain-containing protein, which yields MTATRRLSLTLAAGVTAAATILAPAAAHAVTPSYSLVVLPDQGESAIYNFVNSATKSIDVTIYELRDTTLVNDLVAKEKAGLQVRVIMDAQHTSVDGAAYTALSAGGVGVTYSSSAFVYTHQKTITVDGAESYISTGNFDTTYYATSRDYGVFDNDANDVSAIEQVFNADYAKTSITPSDGDNLVWSPTDSQSHLLALVNGAQHSLDVEEEEFGDTALVNAIVADAQRGVTVRVVAENEASAYTTQLNQVTAAGGKVTTYTSSTGYYIHAKAIVADYGTSSAKVFAGSENFSDNSLNHNRELGLIISDSGVVSGIEAAFNADFGQTTSGSVSVTNPGSQTGTVGTAASLQVPATDTAGGTLSYTATGLPAGLSINASTGQITGTPTTAGTSSVTVTATDSTGPSGNASFAWTINPVAGNSVTVTNPGSQTGTVGTAATVQIKASDSASGQTLSYTATGLPAGLSINASTGQITGTPSTAGTSTVSVTAKDTTNASGSTTFTWTVNPASGTCAAAQLLGNPGFETGTASPWSASSGVINNSSSEPAHSGSWDAWLDGYGTAHTDTLSQAVTLPAGCTNYQLSFWLHIDTAETTTTGAYDTLSVQVLNGAGTVLGTLGSYSNLNHNTGYAQHTFNLAAYAGQNVTLKFTGTEDNQLQTSFVIDDTAINVS from the coding sequence ATGACCGCCACCCGTCGTCTGAGCCTCACTCTCGCCGCGGGCGTCACAGCCGCTGCCACCATCCTCGCGCCGGCCGCCGCCCACGCCGTCACGCCGTCGTACTCCCTGGTGGTCCTGCCGGACCAGGGCGAAAGCGCGATCTACAACTTCGTCAACTCCGCGACGAAGTCGATCGACGTGACGATCTACGAGCTGCGCGACACCACCTTGGTCAACGACCTGGTGGCCAAGGAGAAAGCGGGCCTGCAGGTCCGCGTGATCATGGATGCCCAGCACACCTCCGTGGACGGCGCCGCCTACACCGCGCTGTCCGCGGGCGGCGTCGGGGTCACCTACTCGTCCTCGGCCTTCGTCTACACCCACCAGAAGACGATCACCGTCGACGGCGCCGAGTCGTACATAAGCACCGGCAACTTCGACACCACCTACTACGCCACCTCGCGCGACTACGGGGTCTTCGACAACGACGCCAACGACGTCAGCGCGATCGAGCAGGTCTTCAACGCCGACTACGCGAAGACCTCGATCACCCCGTCCGACGGTGACAACCTCGTCTGGTCCCCCACCGACTCGCAGAGCCACCTGCTCGCGCTGGTCAACGGGGCGCAGCACAGCCTCGACGTCGAGGAGGAGGAGTTCGGCGACACCGCGCTCGTCAACGCGATCGTCGCGGACGCGCAGCGCGGCGTGACCGTCCGGGTCGTCGCGGAGAACGAGGCGAGCGCCTACACCACCCAGCTCAACCAGGTCACCGCCGCGGGCGGCAAGGTGACCACCTACACCAGCTCCACCGGCTACTACATCCATGCCAAGGCCATCGTCGCCGACTACGGCACGTCGAGCGCCAAGGTGTTCGCCGGGTCGGAGAACTTCTCCGACAACTCGCTCAACCACAACCGTGAACTGGGCCTGATCATCAGCGACTCCGGCGTGGTGAGCGGCATCGAGGCGGCGTTCAACGCCGACTTCGGCCAGACCACCAGCGGCAGCGTGAGCGTGACCAACCCGGGCAGCCAGACCGGTACCGTCGGCACCGCCGCCAGCCTGCAGGTCCCGGCCACCGACACCGCCGGCGGCACCCTCTCCTACACCGCCACCGGACTGCCCGCCGGCCTCTCGATCAACGCCTCCACCGGCCAGATCACCGGCACCCCCACCACCGCCGGCACCTCCAGCGTCACGGTGACGGCCACCGACTCCACGGGACCGTCCGGGAACGCCTCCTTCGCCTGGACGATCAACCCCGTCGCCGGCAACTCGGTGACCGTGACCAACCCGGGCAGCCAGACCGGTACGGTCGGCACCGCCGCGACCGTGCAGATCAAGGCGAGCGACTCCGCCTCCGGCCAGACCCTCAGCTACACCGCCACCGGACTGCCCGCCGGCCTCTCGATCAACGCCTCCACCGGCCAGATCACCGGCACCCCCAGCACCGCCGGCACCTCCACCGTCTCTGTGACGGCCAAGGACACCACCAACGCCAGCGGCAGCACCACCTTCACCTGGACCGTCAACCCCGCCTCCGGCACCTGCGCCGCGGCTCAGCTGCTGGGCAACCCCGGGTTCGAGACCGGCACCGCGTCGCCGTGGTCCGCGTCGTCCGGTGTGATCAACAACAGCAGCAGTGAGCCGGCGCACAGCGGCTCCTGGGATGCCTGGCTCGACGGCTACGGCACCGCGCACACCGACACCCTGTCCCAGGCGGTCACCCTCCCGGCTGGCTGCACCAACTACCAGCTGAGCTTCTGGCTGCACATCGACACGGCCGAGACCACCACCACCGGCGCCTACGACACACTCTCCGTGCAGGTCCTGAACGGCGCGGGCACGGTGCTCGGCACGCTGGGCAGCTACTCGAACCTCAACCACAACACCGGCTACGCCCAGCACACGTTCAACCTGGCGGCCTACGCCGGGCAGAACGTCACGCTGAAGTTCACCGGCACCGAGGACAACCAGCTGCAGACCTCGTTCGTCATCGACGACACGGCGATCAACGTCAGCTGA
- a CDS encoding Dyp-type peroxidase produces MSLESTAAAVLPRRTLLAAGAVAGGAVLAPALAATDADAASAPSPSPSPVTAVTFAAGELPLRESEEIQGDILAGFRKDHVQLLLLTFTAPQAARDWLRTLLPQLATTRQVASFNQAFSQQRRTRGGADPAAMSAQWTGLSLTHAGLAVLAGREPLPGAATGGTAEAFRQGPAARAALLGDTGDSAPDNWLFGAPGAAPVHAVLTLAADHPGELAAALEAQRLAAAQADIAITFQQEGAALPGSLAGHEHFGYRDGISQPGVRGFDPLDPDCPDQVQGSPGTRVVPAGEFVVGRPRAVGHPGAVDLPAWMLNGSFQVVRRLAQDVPAWRTQLQTRLATLVAAGVAPADAPPEWLGARLVGRWPSGAPVGACPFADPLPDPGKPADNDLNYADDPQGWATPLFSHVRKGNPRDGLVVQPGARPLAQSAIDVHRIIRRGVPFGPAFDPAFGPAAEAAPDGSATPRGLIFICHQADLVDQFEFLQRLWFDEQDFPPNRTPKPGGDTVIGPDTHVAFETPTGASSSRVTPLDFTRCVRTEGTVYAFSPSLTALRELADGRLDTSPLTHAG; encoded by the coding sequence TTGTCCCTCGAATCCACCGCCGCCGCCGTGCTGCCCCGCCGCACTCTGCTGGCCGCCGGCGCGGTCGCCGGCGGCGCCGTTCTGGCCCCCGCGCTGGCGGCGACCGACGCCGACGCGGCCTCAGCGCCCTCGCCCTCGCCGTCCCCGGTCACTGCCGTTACCTTCGCTGCTGGCGAACTGCCGCTGCGTGAGAGCGAGGAGATCCAGGGCGACATCCTCGCCGGGTTCCGCAAAGACCACGTCCAGCTGCTCCTGCTCACCTTCACGGCCCCCCAGGCCGCCCGCGACTGGCTGCGCACGTTGCTGCCGCAGCTCGCCACCACGCGCCAAGTCGCTTCCTTCAACCAGGCGTTCAGCCAACAGCGCCGTACCCGGGGCGGCGCCGACCCGGCCGCGATGAGTGCCCAGTGGACCGGTCTGAGCCTCACCCACGCGGGGTTGGCCGTGCTCGCCGGTCGGGAACCGCTGCCCGGCGCCGCGACGGGCGGCACGGCCGAGGCGTTCCGCCAGGGTCCGGCCGCGCGCGCGGCGCTGCTCGGCGATACGGGCGACAGCGCGCCGGACAACTGGCTCTTCGGCGCGCCCGGCGCAGCGCCCGTGCACGCCGTCCTCACCCTGGCCGCCGACCACCCAGGCGAGCTCGCCGCCGCCCTGGAAGCCCAGCGCCTTGCCGCTGCGCAGGCCGACATCGCCATCACCTTCCAGCAGGAGGGTGCCGCGCTGCCCGGCAGCCTGGCCGGCCATGAGCACTTTGGCTACCGGGACGGCATCAGCCAGCCCGGCGTACGCGGCTTCGACCCGCTCGACCCTGACTGCCCCGACCAGGTCCAGGGCAGTCCCGGCACCCGGGTCGTCCCCGCCGGCGAGTTCGTCGTCGGCCGGCCGCGTGCGGTCGGACACCCGGGTGCGGTCGACCTGCCCGCTTGGATGCTGAACGGCTCCTTTCAGGTCGTACGCCGCCTCGCCCAGGACGTCCCCGCCTGGCGGACCCAGCTGCAGACCCGGCTCGCGACCCTGGTCGCCGCCGGAGTGGCCCCGGCCGACGCGCCGCCCGAATGGCTCGGTGCCCGGCTGGTCGGCCGCTGGCCGTCCGGCGCGCCAGTCGGCGCATGCCCCTTCGCCGACCCCCTGCCCGACCCCGGCAAGCCCGCCGACAACGACCTCAACTACGCCGACGACCCGCAGGGTTGGGCCACCCCGCTCTTCTCCCACGTGCGCAAGGGCAATCCCCGCGACGGCCTGGTCGTCCAGCCGGGCGCGCGACCGCTGGCGCAGAGCGCCATCGACGTCCACCGGATCATCCGCCGCGGCGTGCCGTTCGGCCCCGCCTTCGACCCTGCCTTCGGCCCCGCCGCGGAGGCCGCTCCGGACGGCTCGGCCACTCCGCGCGGTCTGATCTTCATCTGCCACCAGGCCGACCTGGTCGACCAGTTCGAGTTCCTCCAGCGGCTCTGGTTCGATGAGCAGGACTTCCCCCCGAACCGCACCCCCAAGCCCGGCGGCGACACGGTCATCGGCCCCGACACACACGTCGCCTTTGAGACACCGACCGGCGCGTCCAGTAGTCGGGTCACCCCGCTCGACTTCACCCGCTGCGTACGCACCGAAGGCACCGTCTACGCGTTCAGCCCATCCCTCACCGCCCTGCGTGAGCTCGCCGACGGGCGCCTCGACACCAGCCCGCTGACACACGCGGGTTGA
- a CDS encoding DUF6400 family protein, which produces MSANHTPSSPDLIAFDLDLSVDEARRRAEVVAALGPDWDPVAVLQGEDEAYALLYSGLDAEQQRIHAELVAAGVLPGPEPRDAAH; this is translated from the coding sequence ATGTCTGCGAACCACACCCCCTCCTCACCCGACCTCATAGCCTTCGACCTCGACCTGAGCGTCGACGAGGCCCGGCGGCGCGCCGAGGTGGTGGCCGCGCTCGGGCCGGACTGGGACCCGGTCGCCGTGCTGCAGGGCGAGGACGAGGCGTACGCGCTGCTGTACTCCGGGCTCGACGCGGAGCAGCAGCGGATCCACGCGGAGCTCGTCGCCGCCGGCGTGCTGCCCGGACCGGAGCCGCGTGATGCTGCCCATTGA
- a CDS encoding EamA family transporter, whose amino-acid sequence MTTTGPHNSSESTAAPDGTVALERGRLSGTVWAALAVVYVVWGSTYLAIRIVVESMPPLLSGAIRFLTAGLLLLGLTAWRQGTGALRVTWRQLASAALVGVLLLVGGNGLVVLAEGRIPSGMAALLIAVVPLWVVLLRMASGERPRAGALLGVLLGLVGLAVLSAPGITGKVSLVGVLMLMGSSIAWSIGSFGSSRLPMPANPLTASAYEMLVGGSGCLLVSLARGEEHGLDLAAISTRSWVALAYLVVFGSLLAFTAYAWLLQSAPLGLVATYAYVNPVVAVFLGWLVLAEQLTLPEVLGGAIVVVAVGVVVSTSRRS is encoded by the coding sequence ATGACGACTACCGGCCCGCATAACTCCTCCGAGTCAACAGCAGCGCCGGACGGAACGGTGGCCCTGGAACGGGGCCGGCTCTCCGGCACGGTGTGGGCAGCGCTGGCGGTCGTCTACGTGGTGTGGGGCTCGACCTACCTCGCGATCCGGATCGTGGTGGAGAGCATGCCCCCGCTGCTCTCGGGCGCCATCCGCTTCCTGACCGCCGGCCTGCTCCTGCTGGGACTGACGGCCTGGCGCCAGGGGACCGGCGCGCTGCGGGTGACCTGGCGCCAGCTGGCCTCGGCGGCGCTGGTGGGGGTGCTGCTGCTGGTGGGCGGCAACGGTCTGGTGGTACTGGCCGAGGGCCGCATCCCGTCCGGGATGGCGGCGCTGCTGATCGCCGTGGTGCCGCTCTGGGTGGTACTGCTGCGCATGGCCTCCGGCGAACGGCCCCGCGCCGGCGCGCTGCTGGGCGTCCTGCTCGGCCTGGTCGGCCTCGCGGTGCTGTCGGCACCGGGCATCACCGGCAAGGTCTCGCTGGTCGGCGTGCTGATGCTGATGGGGTCCTCGATCGCGTGGTCGATCGGGTCGTTCGGCTCGTCCCGCCTGCCGATGCCCGCCAATCCCTTGACCGCCAGCGCGTACGAGATGCTGGTGGGCGGATCGGGCTGCCTGCTGGTGTCGCTGGCGCGCGGCGAGGAACACGGGCTGGACCTGGCGGCGATCTCCACCCGGTCCTGGGTGGCGCTGGCCTACCTGGTGGTCTTCGGTTCGCTGCTGGCCTTCACGGCGTACGCCTGGCTGCTGCAGTCCGCGCCGCTGGGGCTGGTCGCCACGTACGCGTACGTGAACCCGGTGGTGGCGGTCTTCCTGGGGTGGCTGGTGCTGGCCGAGCAGCTGACGCTCCCCGAGGTGCTGGGCGGCGCGATCGTGGTGGTGGCGGTCGGCGTGGTGGTCAGCACCTCGCGCCGGAGCTGA